ACTTGCCAAAAGTATGAAATTAGATGTTCGACAAAGGACTGCTATCAATGATTGTTGGGAAAATAATGATAGGGTTGTTACTGatttaaaaaaggtttttgGGAATGTCAAAGTCGACACCACAAATGCTGATCAGGATCTCAACACCAAATTCGCTTCTTGCATGACCGGCGTAAACTCATGCTTGGATGGTTTCTCtcattcaaaacaagataagaaGGTGCGTGAAGCTTTGTCTGGCCTAATTGACGTCAGAGGGAATTGTACTAAGGCACTGGAAATGATTAAGAGCAAGCCAACCGCTGACACGGCAACTGGGCTCAAGACCACAAACAGGAAACTCAAGGAGGACAATGATAGCAATGAAGGGGAGGAAGAGTGGTTGTCAGTAACCGATAGACGGCTGTTTCAATTATCATCGTTGACTCCAGATGTGGTGGTGGCAGCTGATGGCAGTGGGAACTATAAGACAGTATCAGCTGCGGTTGCTGCTGCACCCAAGTACAGCAGTAAGAGGTACATTATTAGAATCAAGGCAGGCGTTTACAGAGAAAACGTGGAGGTACCGAAGGAGAAGAGTAACATCATGTTTCTTGGAGACGGAAGAAAAACGACTATCATTACAGGGAGCAGGAATGTGGTTGGTGGCAGCACAACCTACCATTCAGCCACAGTTGGTATGTCGTGATCTATATATGCATTttcaccttctctctctcttttcacaTTTGTATGCAATTTTATAGCAATATTTAAATGGTGTAAATCTGTTAgtttttgtttcattaattCCTATGAACGTTGCAGCCGTGGAGGGCCAAGGATTCCTAGCCAGGGACATAACCTTCCAGAACACAGCTGGTCCCTCCAAGTACCAAGCCGTGGCACTGCGAGTTGAGTCTGACTTTGCAGCTTTCTACAAATGTGGCATGCTGGGCTATCAAAACACCCTCTATGTCCACTCAAATCGTCAGTTCTTCAGAAACTGCTTCATTGCGGGCACAATCGATTTCATTTTCGGCAATGCAGCTGCTGTTTTCCAGGACTGTGACATCCGTGCTCGCCGTCCCAATCCAGGCCAGACAATCACAATAACCGCCCAAGGGAGGAGTGATCCTACTCAAAACACTGGTATTGTGATTCAGAAATGTAGGATCGGTGTCACTTCTGATCTACATCCTGTCAGGAGCAATTTCTCAGCGTATCTTGGTAGACCCTGGAAGGAGTATGCAAGGACTGTTATCATGCAGTCATCCATAAGTGACGTGATACACCCAGCCGGATGGAATGGGTTGAAGGGTCGCTTTGCGCTCAGCACATTATCCTTTGCAGAGTATGAGAACAGCGGGGCTGGTGCTGGAACCTCTAAAAGGGTTACCTGGGAAGGATACAAGA
The Populus nigra chromosome 3, ddPopNigr1.1, whole genome shotgun sequence genome window above contains:
- the LOC133688758 gene encoding pectinesterase-like, which translates into the protein MTEANQYNISISKKKKKLILAIFASFLLVATIIAIVTGVNPKKNSTRNDAADYAKLVKSTFQKNDFLLQVNRSIDAAQSNKVALSKKLAKSMKLDVRQRTAINDCWENNDRVVTDLKKVFGNVKVDTTNADQDLNTKFASCMTGVNSCLDGFSHSKQDKKVREALSGLIDVRGNCTKALEMIKSKPTADTATGLKTTNRKLKEDNDSNEGEEEWLSVTDRRLFQLSSLTPDVVVAADGSGNYKTVSAAVAAAPKYSSKRYIIRIKAGVYRENVEVPKEKSNIMFLGDGRKTTIITGSRNVVGGSTTYHSATVAVEGQGFLARDITFQNTAGPSKYQAVALRVESDFAAFYKCGMLGYQNTLYVHSNRQFFRNCFIAGTIDFIFGNAAAVFQDCDIRARRPNPGQTITITAQGRSDPTQNTGIVIQKCRIGVTSDLHPVRSNFSAYLGRPWKEYARTVIMQSSISDVIHPAGWNGLKGRFALSTLSFAEYENSGAGAGTSKRVTWEGYKMITSATEAQSFTPRNFIGGSSWLKSTTFPFSLDL